The Brachyhypopomus gauderio isolate BG-103 chromosome 1, BGAUD_0.2, whole genome shotgun sequence genome includes the window TTCACCTAAATAAGCATCAAAGGCAACAGTAGGTTTTCAGTGTAACTATGGTGATCACTCACCTTTCATGTTGGGATCCGGTTTCTTCACGGTCGTCATGGGCGACACGCTAGCCACGTTGGCAGGGACTGGGCGACCTGTAGGTCGAGGGGAACCGGACGTGGTACGAGCCGGAGACTCctgtatacaaacacacaaacaacacacacaaaacaagctTTGGAAATGCCTTAAAAGCTTTCCAACCACTCATCAGTACAGAGCATTTCTAAAATACTTCATCCAGTTCACATGCCACACACGACCCTGACCTCACACaggaccctggcccctcccctgcACATTACCCCTGGTATCAGATGTCTTAGATGTCTCAAATTGTAGCCTCACATCCAAAATCCATTTCTAAAAGACGAAGGCCTCACACAGGAAGTAGTTTTCACTTACTGTTCCTCTGGTTGGGGTGGCAGGCTGCTTCGCTAACAAAGTCTACACACCAAACAAATAAAAcgggagaaaacacacacacacacacacacacatcagaataTAACCACGACAGACCAACACAGATCAAGGAATTATTCATATTAACATAACAGACATGCGCTTTATTCATTACGACACAATGAGCCACTACAAATGCAGGAATGCTGCATGTCTGACGCTCCCCTTACTGAAGTTAGCAGAGAGGGGAACTGAACCCCCCCACTCCTGAAACACTCACAGCACATGCACACGGCAGCTCTCAGCCAATGAAATAACTCTCTAGCCATTTTGCAGGTTTGTGATTGTTCAGAGAATGTAGGAGACCAGAGAAAAAATTGTGATTAGAATCTGAAGAGAATTAAAGCCCTGTGCACCCCTGTGCATTTAGAGGGTGTCAGACGTAGGGTCAATCTGGGCTTTTATTTATAGGACTGGTAGCATCATAAGTCATGTGAGAGCTGTGTAAGAAACAGAAATCAGACCTGCTGCTTCATGAGGAAGACTTGTTCATCTTCGGCATTTATCTCTTTATCGTGTACCAGCTGGATGCACACACACGGAGAAAAACAAGTTGAGCATCAGGATCACAGCAACGGAACTAAAGGAGCCTCAGTGAAGTTCTCAAGGACCAACCTTCCGCACAGGAGGTGTTGTGATGAAATCCTTAAAGGGGTCGTCTGGTCGGACCGTTGTAAAATTTTCATGCAAGATGGCAATTTTCTTGTCATTGTCCCAGCCGGCCGGACTGTAATCGGGGTTGAGAGAGTAAGACAGCTACAGACTAAACGTCTGAAGTGCTACAGGCTCACCAGCTTCTGTGATATTTTATTAAATACAGTTGTAGAGTGGTgatataaaaaacaaacacaaatgttgCATGCATCACACCTCACAGCTCATTTCCAGAATAACAGCATTACAGTGCAATTTTACTACCTACATCTTCACTACAGTATGCTCAAGAGGttatagggtgtgtgtgtgtgtgtgtgtgtgtgtgtgtgtgtgtgtgtgtgtgtgagagagagagacagaggtaaCACCCCTCTTACATAAACACAGCGTCCTTCTCCACCACTAAGGCAGCTGTGGTGAACTGGAAGTCAAAAAGCTTGTGCACTATGTATTTGTACAGGAGGTCCAGGTTCTTCTCCTCTTTGACAGAAGTGTATATCAAGGCAGCTCCATCTGAGGCACAGGGttaaggcacacacacacacgtattgcCTGCAGGCTGTACTTGGTTCACACAGACAGGGAGGAGGGAGCAAATGTAGGCTGAAGGATACACTGTAGACAGAAGCGACGAATATGGGACTGGATGAAGTCCAAATGCTCCTCTTTGTAGTCATGTTCCTTCTCCAGGACAGTGACTGCATCACACTGGACAGGGAGATTACAGAACAGGCACGTCAGCTGTGTGGGCATGAGAAGCTTAAGATGATTAAAAACAGGTTTGATACCAAGCTTGTTTATCTCGCCTGTAATATAGCCACATTATAGAAGCCCCGCCTCTGTAACAGCACATTTCCACAGTCAGTGGGAAACTATGGCAGACCTGCAGGACACCACATGCCTGAGGGAGACACACCCACTCCCTCGTGGGGACACACCCACTCCCTCCAGCAGAGGAGCAGATACAGCAGCCGCCAGCCCTGCTCAGGTATGgagctctgcacacacacacacacatgctgattCATGCACGCACATACAGTCAagcgtgcacacactcacacagagcagAGAGGCGGCTGACTTTAGCAGGGACTCCTGAGAGGCGTACGTTTCCTACTGAGCCCAAGGTGAATTAAATACAGCACCATTGGACTTGAAGAGGCAGGCACATTATACAGAACCTCAGAAGACCTGCTTCCTTCTCACTCTGATCAGCCCCGTAGGGAAGAGCTCAGAGGAGACCAGAGCACAGAGGGTGGTGTGTTCTCACACAGCatgtgagggagagatggtgGATCTGCAGTTCAGCGCCTGTAGGCCACATACTGCATGAAAAGAGGTTTTCACCAGCTTTGGACACGTACCAGTCCAAACCATAGTCCACCACCATTACAAACCATAATCCACCACACAGCACCATGTTGACTTGAACACTAGGGGGGAATATTAGTATTAGACGAAACACACGCAGGACAGTTTACAGCAGGGACGTTTATTCTGTGATTCAGCATGTTGTTACTGAGCCCTCCACCATCACTGAAGGCCTGTAGAAGGGCAATACTGTAACTGGTCACTGGGTTAGCAATATTCTCACCTTTGTGCAAACTACTAGCACTGGAATGCCCAGATTGTACGTAAGGACGTTGTCTCCCAGAGGGAGTAGCACCTCCTCGTCCTCTGCCCCAGCCGGAGGGCCTCGCCTCTGGGGAGAAGCTGGCACGGCCTCCTCAGGCTCCACATACTCCTGGAACGCTTTCACCACTGCAAAGAAACACATCCAGGTAAGACCAGACACAGCCGTGAGTGTCAAAGTAGATTCCTAAGAGAAATTATGAATCAAGAATGGTAATGCCAACAGCTTTCAAATCCAACACGCATGCATAATTTTGCACACTTCGAGTTGTTTGATATCTATACAAGTTCAAAGCTTAATCTGAATGGAGTAGTTTTGCACCTAGCCATAGCTCTCCTTATAAAGTTTCAACAAGATGGACCCAAACATatccaccagcacacacaggagAAGACACCCTGACAGAACT containing:
- the dync1li2 gene encoding cytoplasmic dynein 1 light intermediate chain 2 isoform X2 — protein: MAPVLEKKILGAAGTGDGMDNSNEEDEGQNLWSSILSEVSTRSSSKLPSGKNILVFGEDGSGKTTLMAKLQGVEYNKRGRGLEYLYLNVHDEDRDDLTRCNVWILDGDLYHKGLLKFAVSGETLEDSLAVFVVDMSRPWTIMESLEKWTSVLREHVDKLKIPPEKMKEMEQMMVKAFQEYVEPEEAVPASPQRRGPPAGAEDEEVLLPLGDNVLTYNLGIPVLVVCTKCDAVTVLEKEHDYKEEHLDFIQSHIRRFCLQYGAALIYTSVKEEKNLDLLYKYIVHKLFDFQFTTAALVVEKDAVFIPAGWDNDKKIAILHENFTTVRPDDPFKDFITTPPVRKLVHDKEINAEDEQVFLMKQQTLLAKQPATPTRGTESPARTTSGSPRPTGRPVPANVASVSPMTTVKKPDPNMKGAAANEGVLANFFNSLLSKKTGAPGSPGSAGAGVQGSTKKAEAGFD